The Dethiosulfovibrio peptidovorans DSM 11002 nucleotide sequence CGAATGGCCCTCACCGACCAGGGGATATACGGCGTCACCCTAATGGTCTCGTCGTCTTATGTGTTCATGTTCATACTGTTCGGGTCCTTTCTGGCGGCTACTAAGACCAGCGAGTTCTTCAACGACTTCGCCCTGGCCCTGGCGGGACGCTACAGAGGCGGTCCTGCCAAGGTCGCGGTGATAGCGTCAGCTCTGATGGGCAGTATTTCCGGCAGTTCTCAGGCGAACGTGGCCACTACGGGAGCCTTCACCATACCTCTCATGAAAAAGGTAGGATATAAGCCTTTCTTCGCCGGAGCGGTGGAGGCCGCCGCCAGTACCGGAGGGATACTGATGCCTCCGATCATGGGAGCCTCAGCCTTCATAATGAGCACCTTCCTGGGGATTCCCTACGTCAAAATAATGTTGGCTGGCGTCTTCCCCGCCCTGCTGTACTACGGTGCTATCTTGACCATGGTCGATCTCAGGGCCAAGAGCAACGGACTGGAGGGGTTGCCCAAGGAGGAAATCCCCTCCATGAAGACCACCATGTTGGACAAGGGGCACATGACCATACCTCTCGTCCTGATAGTTTATTTCCTTGTCGCTGGCTACACCCCGCTGTTCTCCGCTTTTCTGGGGTTGATCGCTATAATCGTCCTCTCTTCCTGCCGTAAATCCACTCGAATGGGGGTCAAGGATTTCATAGGAGCACTGGACGGAGGGGCCAGAAGCGCCGCTCCTGTCGGAATAGCCTGCGGGATAGTAGGTTTCATAGTCGGAGCCGTCGGCATGACCGGTGTGGGGCAGGTCATAGCGATGAACATAATAATGTTCGCCGGAGGAAAGCTCTGGGCGGCCTTGATACTGTGCATGCTGGCCTCCATAGTTTTGGGTATGGGGCTTCCCGCTTCGGCCTGTTACATCATAACCGCCACCATCGCGGCTCCGGCCCTGCAGCAGATGGGGGTTCCCGCTCTGGCGGCCCACTTCTTCGCCTTCTACTATGGGACGATGTCGGCGGTGGTCCCCCCTGTGGCTCTCACCAGCTATACAGCCGCTGGATTGGCCAAGGCAGCTCCGACGAAGGTGGCGGTGGTCGGTTTCGGCCTGGCGATGTCCGGGTTACTTCTCCCCTTTCTGTTCGTCTACAACCCGGTGCTGCTCTTCGTCGACTTCACCTGGGCCAGGTTCCTCCCGACCATCCTCTGTGCCGTGGTGGGGGTTTTCTCTCTGTCCGCCGGGCTCATAGGGATGTTGAGGGCCCATATGCCCCTGTGGGAGAGGGTGCTTTTCGCCGCCAACGGCATAGCTCTGGTCAACCCTCTTAAGACGGTTCGTCTGATGAGTCTTGCCTTTTTCGCTTTCCTCTTCCTCCAGCATTGGATGAGAAACAGGGCGTTGAGAAAAGAGACGGCCTGATATGTCAGGACGACTTGAGGTAATCGACGAAAAGACTTATAATAGTAAGATAAATGGAGGTGAGCGATCTGTCCGGCGATTATCCGGTATGCGTGATAGGCAACGCTAGGAGCGCCAGCGACAACCCGATTACCCATACTTACTCTCATTTCTTCATCACCTTCATCGCCGACCCCGATACGGGGGAGATACTCGACATGGAGGCCTCCTTTACCCTGTCCTTGACCAACAGGTTTTTGAGAGACCTGTTCCTAGGCAGATCCCTGGCGGCCGTGGACGAGGGGCTTCTTGAGGCGGTGAGGAGGAGATATCTGGGCTCATCTCAGAAGGCCATAGCCGTGGCCTACAAGGACGCGGTGAAGAAATTCGTAGCCGCGTTCAGGTAAAGCGAAAGACAACTAAATAGCTGCTTTGCCTGTCGGCCTGATCGGTGTTCCCGGTCAGCGAGGAAGGCGAAATCCAGCGGACATAGACCTCTAACGAGGTCCATGTCCGCTTTTTGTTTTAAACGAGATCGGAGGAGATGATCAGGTGAGGATAACCGGAGTGAGAACAGGGACCATATCGGTACCCCTCAAAAAACCTTTTAAGACGGCGGTAAGGTCCGTCGATGCGGTCAGAGACGTCATCGTGGCGGTGGAGACCGATTCGGGGACGATCGGTTACGGCGAGGCCCCACCGACGGGAGCCATAACGGGCGACACGACGGGGGCCATTCTCGGAGCCATCGACGACCATATAAGACCTACGTTGCTGGGGCGCGACGGAGAGGACCTTGAGGGGAACTTAAAGATTCTTCAGAGCTGTGTGGTAGGCAACACCAGCGCCAAGGCCGCCCTCGACATAGCCCTTCACGATCTGTGGGCTCAGTCTATCGGCGCCCCTCTCTACAGGCTTTTCGGAGGGAGCCGGAAATCGGTGGAGACCGACGTCACGGTGAGCGTAAACGAGCCGGACGAGATGGCCCAGGATGCCTTGAACGCCGTCGAGAGCGGCTACAAGGTGATCAAGATAAAGGTCGGCAAGGA carries:
- a CDS encoding TRAP transporter permease, encoding MNILSVFKPGEHVPNRDFSGHVRTFAVALAVFTSLIHCWMNSVGLMITIKMNAIHLATMMALVFLYFPGTARSRRDQPTALDWLFTGLALLGGLYVVMCYDRLLATKLEVTQLDLIISVMTMCLLVEASRRAVGLPLTLLCFFFLAYTKFGPYFPGLFAHRGFDWSRIITRMALTDQGIYGVTLMVSSSYVFMFILFGSFLAATKTSEFFNDFALALAGRYRGGPAKVAVIASALMGSISGSSQANVATTGAFTIPLMKKVGYKPFFAGAVEAAASTGGILMPPIMGASAFIMSTFLGIPYVKIMLAGVFPALLYYGAILTMVDLRAKSNGLEGLPKEEIPSMKTTMLDKGHMTIPLVLIVYFLVAGYTPLFSAFLGLIAIIVLSSCRKSTRMGVKDFIGALDGGARSAAPVGIACGIVGFIVGAVGMTGVGQVIAMNIIMFAGGKLWAALILCMLASIVLGMGLPASACYIITATIAAPALQQMGVPALAAHFFAFYYGTMSAVVPPVALTSYTAAGLAKAAPTKVAVVGFGLAMSGLLLPFLFVYNPVLLFVDFTWARFLPTILCAVVGVFSLSAGLIGMLRAHMPLWERVLFAANGIALVNPLKTVRLMSLAFFAFLFLQHWMRNRALRKETA
- a CDS encoding DUF3870 domain-containing protein, producing the protein MEVSDLSGDYPVCVIGNARSASDNPITHTYSHFFITFIADPDTGEILDMEASFTLSLTNRFLRDLFLGRSLAAVDEGLLEAVRRRYLGSSQKAIAVAYKDAVKKFVAAFR